In Sphingobacterium sp. PCS056, the following proteins share a genomic window:
- a CDS encoding DUF1572 family protein — MIINTLKTLFHRDLNKLISEVKQYKSESDIWKINGQINNSAGNLCLHLVGNLNTYIGRELGKTGYVRNRELEFSSKDISRQELIQMVENTIEMINQTLDHFDENLLEAEYPILVLDNKTSTEFFLVHLATHLAYHLGQVNYHRRLIEK; from the coding sequence ATGATTATCAATACACTAAAGACATTATTCCACAGAGATTTAAACAAATTGATCTCTGAAGTCAAACAGTACAAAAGCGAATCTGATATTTGGAAAATTAATGGCCAAATAAATAACTCGGCAGGTAATCTTTGTTTGCATTTGGTCGGCAATTTAAATACTTACATTGGAAGAGAATTAGGCAAGACAGGTTATGTAAGAAATCGGGAATTAGAGTTTTCATCTAAAGATATATCAAGGCAAGAATTAATTCAAATGGTTGAAAATACGATAGAAATGATTAACCAGACATTGGATCATTTTGATGAAAATCTTTTAGAAGCCGAATACCCAATTTTGGTACTTGACAATAAGACCTCTACTGAGTTTTTTTTAGTTCACTTAGCCACTCATTTGGCTTATCATCTTGGGCAAGTAAACTATCACAGACGACTAATTGAAAAATGA